The Gemmobacter aquarius genome contains the following window.
CGGCCTGACGCATGGGGCGGCTCCTGTCTGACGGGGGCGTTATAGGCGCGGGGGGGCTGCTTGGGAAGGGGCGGTTGGATTGTTGAATAGGGGGGTCAGACCCTTGGCGCGTGGCCGTGGCGGCGGGGCGACAGAGTGGCGGCGAGGGCGAGAAAAACGCCCGAGACGGTTGCGATCATCCCCGAGGCCGAGACGGTGAACGAAAGGCCCAAGAGCGGCGGGCCGTAGCCTGCGGCCAGTGTGCCGAGGGTCGCTGCGGCGGTGGCGATGCCGAGGGACAAGCGGATTTGCCTGCCCAGATCATCGGTCAGCAGGCGGGCGGTGGCGGGCGGGCAAATCAGCATGGCGATGGTCAGGATCGAGCCGACCGCCGAAAAGGCCGCGACCGCCGCCAGCGCCGTGAGGGCCACCAGACCGGCCGAGATCAGCCGCACCGGCAGGCCGAGGCTGCACGCGAAGCCTTCGTCGAAGGTGGCGATGGCAAGCGGGCGGCTTGCCAGTTTCAGCGCAAGCAGGATCGCCAGCGCGACCAACCCGAGGGCGGGCAGTTCCGGCGGCAGGCCTGCCAGTGCTGCGGGGTCGAGCAGCGAGGCCCAGCCGGTTGCGTCGATCCAGATCAATCCTTCCAGATTGCCGTAAAGCGCGTGTTCCACATCCAGATGCACCGAAGCAGCGCCCGAGAGTTCGAGCATCAGCACCCCTGCGGCGAACATGGCGGTGAAGGTGATGCCCATCGCCGCCCCCGGATCGGTGCCGCCAAGGCGGCGGATCACCTCGATCAGCCCTGCCGACAGCGCAGCGGCACAAAGCGCCCCGGCCAGCAGGATCGGAGGCGCGGCACTCCCCGACAGAAGGAAGGCCGCGACGATGCCGGGCAGGACGACATGGCTCATGGCGTCCCCGAGCATGGCCTGCCGCCGCAGGATCAGGTAATTGCCCGGCCCCGCGCAGGCCAGTGCGGCAAGGATCGCGATGACAAGGGGCGGCAGCGTCAGGGGGACGAATTCAGAGCCGTACATGGCTGGACCTGTGGCGTTGTTCTTGGCGGACATACCCGGGGGCGGGAAAGGGGCTGGCCATCACCGCGCCATCCGGTGGCGCAGGCCGCGGCGCATCAGGCTGCGGGACACGATGCCCCGCTGTGGCGCAAACAGCGCCGAGGCGAGGAAGGCGGCAAAGGCCAGCAGCACGATGACCGGACCGGTCGGCACATCGGGCAGCGAGGCCGAGATCGCGGCCCCTACATAACCGCAGACCGCGCCGATCCCGCCGCCGACCAGCGCGACGAGGCCGGCGCGGTCGGTCCAGTAGCGGGCGGCGGTGGCAGGGGTGATCAAGAGCGCCACGATCAGGATCAGCCCCACCACGCGCAGGCCCAGAAGCACGACCGCCAGCGTCAAGAGCATCAGGAGCGCGTCGAGCAGGCGGGGCGAGAGGCCCATCATGCGGGCATGGCCGGGGTCGAAGGCAGTGATTGTGAGCGGGCGGCGCAGCGCCCAGAGCAGAGCAAGCACGACCGCCCCGCCCGCCGCGATCAGGATCGCATCGGCGCGCAACATGCCTGCGGTCGAGCCGAGCAGGAAGCCTTCCAGCCCCGCAGGGCGGCCAAGCGACAGGTTCTGGATCACGGTCAGGATCACGATCCCCGCCCCGTAGAAGGTGGAAAGCACCGCGCCGATGGCGGTGTCTTCGGGCAGGCGCGTGCGGATCAGGCGTTGCACCGCCCAGAGGCCGAGGGCTGCGGAAACGGCGGCCCCGGCGAGCAGCCCTGCGAGATTGCGCCCCTCGCCCCCCAGTGCGGCCATGACGAGGAAGGCCAGTCCGACGCCCGGCAGGGTTGCATGGGCCATGGCATCCGACACGAGGGCGCGGCGGCGCAGGTTGACGAAGGCCCCCACGCATCCGGCCGCAAAGCCGAGCAGCCCCGCGCCGACCGAAACGAGGGCCGCGTTGTATCCGGCTTGCAGGGTCAGGGCGGTCAGGAACATAGGGCGTTGCCTTTGGGTGCGGCGGCTTGTGGTGCATCACCCCGTGTCGCATCGCCCCGTATCGTATAGTCCAGTGCCGCGCTGCGGGCATGGGGCGCGCTGCCGGTCGGGGGCGGGGTGGTGGTTCGGGCTGCGGGTCGTGCCGGTCGAGCCTTTGCCCCACGCGCCGAGAATGCCGTGGATGCGGCGGGCGGCGCAGAGGGGAGCGCGTAGCCGGGTGGGTTTGTGCGTCCTGCGCGGAGGCAACGGGGCTTTCGGGGGTATGTCATCGGGTCGCGCAGCCCTGTTTGGCGGCCTTGGCGTCCGGACGCAGCGGGCGGGGCGTGCAGGGTGCGGGGGCGCTGGCCTGTGCCGGACGCGCAAGGGGGGCGGTCTTGCCCCCCGGACGAGTTGCAGGATCGCGGCAGAGGGGTGCATCATGCGGGGATCGCGCCGGGAAGGGTGCTGCCGTAAGTGCGGGCCACGATCTCGCGGCGGAAGGTGGTGGCGACCGGGCCTGCGGCGATGACGCTGCGGTTGAGGAGGAGCACATGATCGAAATAGGCGGGCACGGTTGCAAGGTCGTGGTGGACGGCGACGATGCTGCGGCCTTCGTCGCGGAGGGACTTGAGGACCGCGATGATTGCGCTTTCGGTCGCCGCATCGACGCCTGCGAAGGGTTCGTCGAGCAGGTATAGATCGGCCCCTTGGGCAAGGGCGCGGGCGAGGAAGACGCGTTGTTGCTGGCCGCCGGAGAGGGCGCCGATCTGGCGCTGGGCAAAGGGTTCCATGCCGACGCGGGCGAGGCAATCGCGGGCCAGCGCTGTTTCGGCGGTGCCGATGCGCCTGAACAGGCCGGTCTGGCGGAAGCGGCCCATCAGCACGACATCTATAGCGCGGGCGGGGAAATCCCAGTCGACCGAGGCGCGTTGCGGGACATAGGCGATGCGGGGCAAGGCCTTGGCGAGGGGCTGGCCGAACACCCGCACCTCGCCCTGTACGGGCGGGATCAGGCCGAGGGCGGCTTTCAGCAGGGTGGATTTGCCCGCGCCGTTCGGGCCGATGATCGCGGTCATCGCGCCTGTGGCGAAGCGGGCGGTCACGTTCTCGACCGCCGGTGCGCCGCTGTAGGCCACGGTCAGGCCGGTGACGGCGAGGGCGGTTTCGGGCAGGATCGGGGTCGGGTCAACCATGGGGGTCATCCTGCGGCGAAGGGGCGGGGAACAGGCACGGTCTGGCGTGCCGCGCGGGCGTTGTGGCGGGGGCCGGTCCGTGACGGTCGGGGTGCGGGGGCTGCATCAGCCTGCCACCATCAGTTTTCCGGCCATGCCACGGTCGGGCACTGTGCCGCCGAGGGCGCGGGCGATGGTGGTGATGTTGTGGTCGAGCATGCCGAGGTAGGTGCCTTCATAGCTGCCATCGGCGCCCATCGCGTCGGAATAGAGCTCGCCGCCGATGGTGACTTCGTGGCCCTGTGCCGCAGCACCCTCGATCAGGGCGCGGATCGAGCGGTCGGAGACCGAGCTTTCGACAAAGACCGCGCCGATGTTGCGGCTGACGAGCAGGTTGACCAGATCGCCCACGCGGGCAAGGCCGGCTTCGGATTCGGTCGAGATGCCCTGTATGCCCTGCACCTCGAACCCGTAGGCGCGGCCGAAATAGCTGAAGGCATCATGCGCGGTGAAAAGCACGCGCGACGAGGGCGGCACGGTGGAAAGCACCGATTGGCCATAGCTGTCGAGTGCCGCGAGTTCGGCAAGATAGGCCGGCAGGGTGGCCGAGGTGTCGAGACCTGCCGCTGCAAGGGGGGCAGCCATGCCCGCGACCACCTCGGCCCAGAGCGAGGGGACCATCCACACGTGCGGATCGGGGCGGTCGGGATAATCGGGATGGAAGATGAGACGGTCGTGCGGCAGGGTTTCGGCCACGGCGATGACCGTCTTCTTGCGGGCGAGGTCTTCGAGCACCTCGGCAAATTGCGCTTCGAGATGCAGGCCGTGCCACAGGATGATGTCGGCCCGCGACAGGGCGAGGATGTCGCCCCTGGTCGGGCGGTAGGTGTGCGGGTCAATGCCCGGACCCATCAGCGCCTGCGCCTGACCTGCGGTCAACACGCGCGCGGCATCGGCGATCATGCCGGTGGTGGCAATGACCGAAGGCGTCGCGGCGCGGGCCGCCGTGGCCATAAAAGGCGTGGCCATAAGAGACGTGGCCAGAAAAGACGTGGCCAGAAAGGGTGATGCGGCAACGAGGCCGAGGAGACGGCGGCGGGCGAGGGTCGGCGGATCGTCAGGGTCGGACATCGGACACGAGCCTTTCATACTGGCCTTTGGCGGGATGCGCTTTTGCGGCATCGGACCGTATTGTGCGGCCGGAAGGAGGGTGGTGCGAATGGTTCTCAATGTCAAATGGAATGAGAATGGGTCGCAAAACTGTGAGGGTGTGGGGGAGGTGGTGGTGATCGCACAGTCGATGTGTGCGCGGGCCACGCCAAGTCTGCGGGCCAGTTCGCATCGAACCACGACATCACCCGCTGATAGGTCCGCAGGGTGCAGCCGCCACCCGTCCGAAGCGTTGCGAACAGCCGCGCCTGTCCGGCGGCACGCGCCGAAATGGTCGCTTCAGCCCGCTGGACGTGGGCGCAGTAGATCGTGGCAAGGGTGATGATGTCGGCGCTGGTCATGCCTCTTTATGAGCAATTTACACCGACTATGCAATATCATTTTACACTGAAATGGAAACAGACCCTATCCAAATCGTTAACTTGTGCCCGCATGGGGTTTTGGTGCAAATTTACACCGTGATGAGGACCGATCAGATTTATGAGCTATTGGAGGCGCGACGCCTCGAACTGGGGCTGTCGCAGCTTCAGGTCGGTCAGCTTGCGTTCGGTCGTGCCGACAGTTCGGCGATACAGAACCTGAAGCGCGGTTCATCGCCAACATTCGATCGATTGCAGGCGATAGCCAGCGCCCTCGGCTTAGAGCTTTACCTCGGCCCAAAAAGGGTCGACGGCACCGGCTTCAGCGAGGTGCCACCAGTCGCGACAATCAACGCCCCAAGTAAAGGGATTTATCTCCCTTTGCCTTGGCACCCGATGACAAGAAAGCCCGGCGCGACGCCTGTTGCGTTTCATGGTGAATGGCTGGAAACTGCAAAGCTCGATCCGGAGCGTCTCGCCCTGGTCGATCCTGTCCATATCTATCTCGATCGAAAAGACACGCGAGACCTGCTTTTGGTCGTCGATGTCCACTCAAGACGGTCAGCCCAGCCCGAGCCATGGGCGTTCATAGATCATGGTCAAGTTGCCGTCGGCCTCGTCCAGTTTAGCAAAGAAGTGGCACTGCTTCTGCCCTCGACGATTGGTAGCGCGGCTAGAGTAATTTCCGGCAAAGATCAAGACGAGCTGGTGTTTCTGGGCCGCGTCGTTTGGCAATGCTACAGGCAGAAGTGAACGGAACAGTTTTCACCAGTAAGAGGAGTTTGTCGTGTCTAAGAAATCTCTCTCCGCTATTTTCGTATGCGCCCTTCTCGATGGAGGCATGGCGCGGGCCGAAGACATCGACTGCAAGAAGATCGCGTGGCATGCCCAGCTCGTCATGTCGGCTCGACAGATGAACGCGGACATTAACAAGGCCATGGAGATGACGATCAAGCGGGACTGGCCGTTTGGGCGCAGCATGGTGCTGGAAGCATACGAGCTGCCTTTAGCCCCAAAGGATGGCCGGTCAGGCACCGCGGCGTCCGTCGGTTTCGCGAACGAATGGGGCCGCCGTTGCCTCGCTGGCGAGCTGGACTAGCAAAAATCAGTTCCATGTTCGCGGCGCTCCGCCGCTGCCGCCGCGACAGGCAATCCTACATCTTTTCAGGCACTTATGCCGAACATGGAACTGGCGTATGAACTTTACGCACGATTTCCATGTTCCGCCTTCACGCGCAGCTCGGTTTTGCCCGCCAAACGACCGATAAGTCGGCCTTTAAACCCTGTTTTACTTGGCTTTAAAGGCCTCTTTTGGCGCGGCTGGAAAAGCTTCATGCAGCCGCCCGCCCAGCACGCCTCGGCCCCTTATGCAATTTATGCACCCATCGTCTCACACGCCGCGCAAACCCGCCCAACCCCTTGAAGTCACGCGCGTTTTCACACGTTCCCACCCATTACCGCTTATTCCCGCTTACTGCAGATATGTCTGTCAACGCACAATGCGTGTGGCTCGCCACGCAAATCTGCAGTGATTGACAGCCATATTTGCAGCAGAACGTTTCGGAAGCTCACATCGCTTCCCGACTACAGTTTCCGCCTTTGTGCCTGTGCTGGGTGAACAAGCGTGTATGCAGCACTTTCTAAAGCAGTGCTGCGGTATGGTTCAGCCTAACTGCTTTCAGTTTGAAAAGCTCCGCCGGTGCAAGCTGTGTCGAAGCGATTTATCGCAACATGCATCACTCTCAGGCAGTCAACATTCGGCTCGTACAATACGTCAACCGTCAAGCTGAGGAACTGCAGCCGACCAAGGATAGAACCTTCGTCCGTCTCCCGACGGCCGGCCGAATTGCTTGTCCCCATGTCGGCCTCCTAGCCTCAAAGTTAGGGGGCAAAGCGTCTACAAATCCAGGGGCACCTCAGTCGTCGATCTGGTGAACCGGCTCGAGACCGAGACCCGTGGCGGCAGAGGGCTGACCCGCCTACACTCTGTGATCAGTTCCGTCGGCTCAGGCCCTGACTTCGATGTCGCAAGGGGGGGTCAATTCTGGACGCCGATAGGGGGTCGGTCTTGCGTGCCCATTGGCACTGCACAGGGGCGTTGGCCTGCCTGGAGGGCCACTGAACGAGACTTTTCAGGCCACGCCAAATGAGGCCTTCAAGCCAAGGTAAAACGAGGGTTTCGAAGGCGCGGAATGACAAAGGGCGCCCTCGGGCGCCCTTTGGTCGACTGGAGCGGGCGATGAGATTCGAACTCACGACCCTAACCTTGGCAAGGTTATGCTCTACCCCTGAGCTACGCCCGCACTCCGTGAAGCGGGTATTAGTGCGCCTCACGGCGGGGCGCAAGGGGATTTTTCGCGGGATGTCGAGGATGGTTGCGACGGGGTGATGGCCCGCGCAATCCGGATAGGCGGGTGCGGCGGGTCGGCCTTCTGCGGCAGCCCGGTCGAGCGGGGGCTCGATGCCCCCCGAGGGCGGGGCGGTCGGCTGGTCAGCCTTGCGGGGGGAGGCTTCGTGCCATTTTCGCGGCGATGCCGGTCCGGCCCTGTGCGTTCAAGCCGTCGACGGCGCCTTGCAGGTCGCCGGGGGTGCGGTTCTGGCCCAGTTTGGATTTGGCGAGCACGGCTGTCACGGCGATCCGGAAGGCTACGATGTTTTGCAGCATCGTCTCCATGTAATCGGCGGGCGCGTCGGCCATTTTCCAGGCGGCACCGCCGTTGACGCGGCGTTCGTGCAGGCGGGTGAGCAGGCCCACGGCGGCGCGTTTGGCATGGGTGTCGTGCTGGAAGGTGATCGTGCCGTGGATATGGACCGCCTGATAGTTCCATGTCGGCACATGGCGGTGATGCTCGGCCTTGGACGGGTAGGTGTTGGGCGAGATATAGGCATCCTCTGCGCGGAAGATGGCGAGCACGGGATGCCCGTCGGGGACCATGCGGTGCAAGTCGTTGGCAAGGGCTGCGTGGCCGATCAGGCTGCAATCGGGGGCGGCGAGAAGCGGGATATGGTTGGCCAGCAGACCTTGTGACGTGTGCACGACGAGGCAGGCGAGCGGGGCTTCGGTCAGGATCGCCGCGATTTCGGCCTTGTCGGTTTCGTGGAAATGCGGCGGGATGTACATGGCGCGGGTCCGGGTGGCTGTGCGGCGTCGTCGGGCGAGGATGGCAGCGCAGGTAAAGCAGGGCAAGCGGGGCCTGAAATGCGAAACGGCCGCCCGTTGCAGAGGCGGCCGTTCGGCGATCCGGTTGGAGCGGGCGAGGCGATTCGAACGCCCGACCCTAACCTTGGCAAGGTTATGCTCTACCCCTGAGCTACGCCCGCACCGTCCGGATGGGGCGGATGTATAAAAGCCTTGCGCGGGCCGCAAGGGGGGCAAAGCAAAAAAGCGCGGGATTTTGCGTTTGGCGGGGGAAGGGGTTAGGGGAAGGCGAGAACATAAGGAAACGATGATGGATGACGATCGGCTGCGGGCGGTGACGGCTTGCGAGTTTTGCGGGACGGTGGCGGAGTTTGGGGCGGAGTTTGGGGCGGGGCTGGAGGCGGTCGGTGTGCCGCCTGCAGGGGATGTGGCGCTGTGTGCGGCCTGTCGGGGCGATGCGCCGGCGGGCGAGGGCCATTGGCGTTGCCTAGAGGGGGCGGCGTGGTCGGATGTGCCTGCGGTGCAGCTTGCCGTCTGGCGTAAACTGGGGACGCTCGATGCGCCATGGGCTGTCGAGGCGCGGGAAAACATGGTGCTGGAGGGGGCGGTGCTGGGCTGGACCGAGGTCTTGGCAGGCGTGGTCCATCGCGACAGCAACGGGGCGGTTCTCGCGCAGGGCGATACGGTCGTGCTGATCAAGGACCTTGTGGTGAAGGGCGCGAACTTTACCGCCAAACGCGGGACTGCGGTGCGCGGTATCGCCTTGGTTGCCGACAACGCCGCCCAGATCGAAGGGCGGGTCGAGGGGCAGCGGATCGTGATCCTGACGGAATTCGTGAAGAAACGCTGAGGGTAGCGGGTGGCGCGTCTGTCGCCGAAAGGGCGGGACGGACGCGCGG
Protein-coding sequences here:
- a CDS encoding metal ABC transporter permease, producing MYGSEFVPLTLPPLVIAILAALACAGPGNYLILRRQAMLGDAMSHVVLPGIVAAFLLSGSAAPPILLAGALCAAALSAGLIEVIRRLGGTDPGAAMGITFTAMFAAGVLMLELSGAASVHLDVEHALYGNLEGLIWIDATGWASLLDPAALAGLPPELPALGLVALAILLALKLASRPLAIATFDEGFACSLGLPVRLISAGLVALTALAAVAAFSAVGSILTIAMLICPPATARLLTDDLGRQIRLSLGIATAAATLGTLAAGYGPPLLGLSFTVSASGMIATVSGVFLALAATLSPRRHGHAPRV
- a CDS encoding metal ABC transporter permease, translated to MFLTALTLQAGYNAALVSVGAGLLGFAAGCVGAFVNLRRRALVSDAMAHATLPGVGLAFLVMAALGGEGRNLAGLLAGAAVSAALGLWAVQRLIRTRLPEDTAIGAVLSTFYGAGIVILTVIQNLSLGRPAGLEGFLLGSTAGMLRADAILIAAGGAVVLALLWALRRPLTITAFDPGHARMMGLSPRLLDALLMLLTLAVVLLGLRVVGLILIVALLITPATAARYWTDRAGLVALVGGGIGAVCGYVGAAISASLPDVPTGPVIVLLAFAAFLASALFAPQRGIVSRSLMRRGLRHRMAR
- a CDS encoding metal ABC transporter ATP-binding protein, whose product is MVDPTPILPETALAVTGLTVAYSGAPAVENVTARFATGAMTAIIGPNGAGKSTLLKAALGLIPPVQGEVRVFGQPLAKALPRIAYVPQRASVDWDFPARAIDVVLMGRFRQTGLFRRIGTAETALARDCLARVGMEPFAQRQIGALSGGQQQRVFLARALAQGADLYLLDEPFAGVDAATESAIIAVLKSLRDEGRSIVAVHHDLATVPAYFDHVLLLNRSVIAAGPVATTFRREIVARTYGSTLPGAIPA
- a CDS encoding metal ABC transporter solute-binding protein, Zn/Mn family translates to MSDPDDPPTLARRRLLGLVAASPFLATSFLATSLMATPFMATAARAATPSVIATTGMIADAARVLTAGQAQALMGPGIDPHTYRPTRGDILALSRADIILWHGLHLEAQFAEVLEDLARKKTVIAVAETLPHDRLIFHPDYPDRPDPHVWMVPSLWAEVVAGMAAPLAAAGLDTSATLPAYLAELAALDSYGQSVLSTVPPSSRVLFTAHDAFSYFGRAYGFEVQGIQGISTESEAGLARVGDLVNLLVSRNIGAVFVESSVSDRSIRALIEGAAAQGHEVTIGGELYSDAMGADGSYEGTYLGMLDHNITTIARALGGTVPDRGMAGKLMVAG
- a CDS encoding helix-turn-helix domain-containing protein, translating into METDPIQIVNLCPHGVLVQIYTVMRTDQIYELLEARRLELGLSQLQVGQLAFGRADSSAIQNLKRGSSPTFDRLQAIASALGLELYLGPKRVDGTGFSEVPPVATINAPSKGIYLPLPWHPMTRKPGATPVAFHGEWLETAKLDPERLALVDPVHIYLDRKDTRDLLLVVDVHSRRSAQPEPWAFIDHGQVAVGLVQFSKEVALLLPSTIGSAARVISGKDQDELVFLGRVVWQCYRQK
- a CDS encoding FMN-binding negative transcriptional regulator, translated to MYIPPHFHETDKAEIAAILTEAPLACLVVHTSQGLLANHIPLLAAPDCSLIGHAALANDLHRMVPDGHPVLAIFRAEDAYISPNTYPSKAEHHRHVPTWNYQAVHIHGTITFQHDTHAKRAAVGLLTRLHERRVNGGAAWKMADAPADYMETMLQNIVAFRIAVTAVLAKSKLGQNRTPGDLQGAVDGLNAQGRTGIAAKMARSLPPQG
- a CDS encoding alkylphosphonate utilization protein, yielding MMDDDRLRAVTACEFCGTVAEFGAEFGAGLEAVGVPPAGDVALCAACRGDAPAGEGHWRCLEGAAWSDVPAVQLAVWRKLGTLDAPWAVEARENMVLEGAVLGWTEVLAGVVHRDSNGAVLAQGDTVVLIKDLVVKGANFTAKRGTAVRGIALVADNAAQIEGRVEGQRIVILTEFVKKR